A window of the Scleropages formosus chromosome 5, fSclFor1.1, whole genome shotgun sequence genome harbors these coding sequences:
- the LOC114910487 gene encoding spore coat protein SP96-like, protein ATTAATSTEAPSTTATTETSTSAAATTAATSTEAPSTTATTETSTSAATTPVAETTAVTATTAATTPVAETTAVTSTTAA, encoded by the exons gctactacagcagcaacttccacagaagcaccaagtacaactgcaacaacagaaacatctacaagtgctgcg gctactacagcagcaacttccacagaagcaccaagtacaactgcaacaacagaaacatctacaagtgctgcg actactccagtggctgaaacgacagcagtcacagctacgacagcagcg actactccagtggctgaaacgacagcagtcacatctacgacagcagcg